One window of Triplophysa rosa linkage group LG10, Trosa_1v2, whole genome shotgun sequence genomic DNA carries:
- the fbxo34 gene encoding F-box only protein 34 translates to MPQKCETISYFNPTPYREPRLRASSPSSVWRFATMHLKPYPKPQDKEIHRESVHDATRGLHADQQGVLRKEWGVRQACSFMSSPGNGTANRCPLSIISTNTLRCSTNSGSNTPTRVSGTRKTKAPPVTTFTSSLVLLSSSNGLENEDSLSIYQGEDAEGFLDIWAVIKPGNTKEKVALFAAQKCGSPCGGGGIDNTSEQEAIAPELQTVSLKNKSCWEVDWCVAKRRRRSGNPEKPKSVESAAPKSDTQRISQSEVPSENINPCQVMSEEEEAEKTISVVEMVAYLEQRANDQQLSSKPPSLRSTSTITLSKAIQQSKDLEQPEIQEEEGESVRVLDMVAKMESQCLSRQGIREGGDLSRNNSLRRKVGRVLLAGSEPFSLPSHSVSFTAPQDRTVHSKPQELGSVSDKLTFPSLELATTEGSQCSLATTTLHHEDGSCMAGQQCSPDVEIVESAPRHASLCGSEEPHPGMLFFAQPLKDQHKSSSPENTPQNKELNDGKPSVETSLSFREDSRDGHDAEQNHHNVETETTRVVSRESVPFPLRRLVSHEFLVTRFKIQLLLEPQQYMLFLPHHIIVKIFCLLPTESLAALKCTCHYFKFIIESYGVRPADSRWVSDPRYKDDPCKQCKKRYDRGDVSLCRWHHKPYCQALPYGPGYWMCCRGAHKDTPGCNVGLHDNRWVPVFHSINMPIYKKSRDTGEDS, encoded by the exons ATGCCTCAGAAATGTGAAACTATCAGCTACTTCAACCCCACCCCTTACCGGGAACCACGGTTACGAGCCTCCAGTCCGTCATCAGTCTGGAG GTTTGCCACCATGCACCTTAAGCCATACCCCAAACCACAAGATAAAGAGATACATCGGGAGTCTGTGCACGATGCAACACGAGGCCTCCATGCTGACCAGCAGGGAGTGCTTAGGAAAGAGTGGGGCGTTCGTCAGGCCTGCAGCTTCATGAGCTCGCCTGGCAACGGCACAGCCAACCGGTGCCCCCTCAGCATCATCTCCACCAATACCCTCCGATGTAGCACCAACAGTGGGAGCAACACACCAACTAGAGTAAGCGGGACCCGCAAGACCAAAGCACCCCCTGTCACAACATTTACCAGCTCTTTAGTTCTGCTCTCATCTTCGAATGGTTTGGAGAATGAAGACTCGCTTAGTATCTACCAGGGAGAGGATGCAGAGGGATTTTTGGACATATGGGCTGTCATTAAACCcggaaacacaaaagaaaaagttgCCCTTTTCGCAGCACAGAAGTGTGGCAGTCCTTGTGGTGGTGGTGGTATTGACAACACATCTGAACAAGAAGCCATTGCCCCAGAGCTGCAGACTGtttctttgaaaaacaaaagcTGCTGGGAGGTTGACTGGTGTGTGGCCAAGCGCAGGAGACGGTCTGGAAACCCAGAGAAGCCTAAAAGTGTGGAATCTGCAGCCCCAAAATCTGATACGCAAAGAATATCTCAAAGTGAGGTCCCCAGCGAGAACATCAATCCTTGCCAAGTAATGTCAGAGGAAGAAGAGGCTGAAAAGACCATCTCTGTTGTGGAGATGGTGGCATACCTGGAACAAAGAGCAAACGACCAGCAGTTGAGCTCCAAACCCCCATCCTTACGCAGCACCAGCACCATTACTCTATCAAAAGCCATCCAGCAGTCCAAGGACTTGGAACAACCAGAGATCCAAGAAGAGGAAGGAGAATCTGTGCGGGTTCTGGATATGGTGGCCAAGATGGAGTCTCAGTGCCTGAGCAGACAAGGCATCAGAGAAGGTGGAGATCTCTCTCGAAACAACAGCTTGAGGAGAAAGGTGGGTCGTGTGCTTCTGGCGGGGTCAGAACCGTTTTCACTGCCTTCACATTCAGTATCATTTACTGCTCCTCAGGACAGGACAGTTCACAGTAAACCACAAGAACTGGGTAGTGTTTCGGACAAACTAACTTTCCCATCCCTCGAGTTGGCAACAACCGAGGGCTCGCAGTGTAGTCTTGCCACCACCACCCTGCATCATGAAGATGGTTCCTGTATGGCAGGACAGCAGTGTAGCCCAGATGTCGAGATTGTCGAGTCCGCACCAAGGCATGCCAGCTTATGTGGCAGTGAAGAACCACACCCGGGCATGTTGTTTTTTGCACAACCTCTAAAAGACCAACATAAGTCCTCCTCACCAGAGAACACACCTCAAAACAAAGAACTTAATGATGGTAAGCCTTCTGTGGAGACTTCATTGTCATTCAGAGAGGACAGCAGAGATGGACATGATGCTGAACAAAACCATCACAATGTTGAGACGGAAACAACAAGAGTGGTTAGCCGGGAGTCTGTGCCTTTTCCTTTACGCCGCCTAGTGTCTCACGAATTCCTTGTAACTCGCTTCAAGATCCAGCTGCTTTTGGAGCCCCAGCAGTACATGCTTTTCCTACCCCACCACATCATCGTAAAGATCTTCTGCTTGCTGCCTACTGAAAGCCTGGCCGCCCTCAAATGCACATGCCATTACTTCAAATTCATCATTGAGAGTTACGGCGTACGGCCCGCGGACTCTCGTTGGGTGAGCGATCCCCGCTACAAAGATGATCCCTGCAAGCAGTGCAAGAAGCGCTACGATCGAGGTGACGTTTCGCTATGCCGCTGGCATCACAAGCCCTACTGCCAGGCACTTCCCTACGGCCCGGGTTATTGGATGTGCTGCCGGGGCGCTCACAAAGACACGCCTGGTTGCAACGTGGGACTCCACGATAACCGCTGGGTTCCTGTCTTTCATAGCATCAACATGCCGATTTACAAGAAAAGCAGGGACACGGGGGAGGACTCGTAA